The DNA segment GAAAGCCAAATGCAAAGCCGCGGTAGAGATGGCGGAAGCGGCGCAGCGGATTGCGGAGCAGGAGGCGAGAAAGAGGATGAACGCGGAGATGAAGGCCAAGCGCGAAGCAGAGGAGAAGGTCAAAGCGTTGGATGCCTTGGCCATGACCGACCTCCGGTACCGGAAGTACAGCATCGAAGAGATCGAGATCGCCACCGATCAGTTCTCCGCGAACCTCAAGATCGGTGAAGGCGGATACGGGCCAGTGTATAGAGCTTGTTTGGACCACACGCCCGTCGCCATCAAGGTCTTGAGGCCTGATGCTGCACAAGGAAGGAAGCAATTCCAGCAAGAGGTAGCCACAGAAAGAGAAAAACGGGTTGTTTATATGCCATTGCTAACCTTGTTATGTCGACGATGGAAGTTACTGGTGGTGATCGAGCTGTTTGCAGGTTGAGGTACTGAGCTCCATACGGCACCCCAACATGGTGCTGCTGCTGGGGGCCTGCCCCGAGTACGGATGcttggtgtacgagtacatggacAACGGGAGCCTGGAGGACCGCCTCTTCCGGCGAGGCAACACTCCGCCGATACCATGGAGCGTGCGGTTCAAGATCGCTGCAGAGATAGCCACCGGGCTGCTCTTCCTGCACCAGGCCAAGCCGGAGCCGCTGGTTCATCGGGACCTCAAGCCGGGCAACATCCTCCTCGACCGCAACTACGTGAGCAAGATCAGCGACGTGGGCCTGGCGCGGCTGGTGCCGCCGTCGGTGGCCAACCAGGTGACGCAGTACAGGATGACGTCCACCGCCGGGACCTTCTGCTACATCGACCCGGAGTACCAGCAGACGGGCATGCTCGGTACCAAATCCGACATATACTCCTTCGGCATAATGCTTCTGCAGATCATAACCGCCAAGCCTCCCATGGGGCTCACGCATCATGTGGAGAGAGCCATCGAGAGGGGATCCTTCACGGAGATGCTCGACGCCACCGTGAAGGACTGGCCGGTGGAGGAGGCGCTTGGGTTCGCCGAGCTGGCTTTGAAGTGCGCGGAGCTGAGGAGGAAGGACCGGCCAGATCTGGGGACGGTGGTGCTACCGGAGCTGAACCGGCTGCGGAATCTTGGCCATGCTTATGAAGATAGTTTCAGCGGCGGAGGGGGGAGCGGCATTCCCTCCACcgccagcagcaacagcagcagcagcttcgGCACTGGGCCGCCAACTTTGAATGGAAACCTTCGAGCCACGTCTCTTGCCAATCAGGTGCTGCACTCATCACCATTACAAGAGCTAAGCTCAGATCAGATTCTAATGGCAATTGCACTTGTGTTGACCAGGAGAAGGCTTTGAACACTCCAAACGTAGGGACGCAATGGAAATCTACGATGGACACAATGCAGCAGTGAAGGAGGGACGGAGTGTAAAGCTAGGAGGAAGCTTAGGGCAAAACACAAAAATTACCTTGGTGCATGTATGACATCTCATTGTTATCTCCATGGACATGAAAGGAAGGAAGTAAAACTCATATCGATCAGAAAGAAAGAGACTGGAATTTTGCACACGCACTCCACGGACGCATCTGTTTCCTGGTGATGTATGCTGCAGTGAAAACACTTGTATGCGTGGGCTGTAAATTAACATACAGGTCACGTAAAGCTTGAACTCCGGTCAAGAGCAATAAAGGTTGTCTGTTATCTTAGACAAGGCATCACGCAAATATAGTGCAGCAAAATTTCGAACAGCAATTAACGTAGTGATAAAGGAGGCGTAGTTTAGCAGAAAGAAAGCATGAGTTCTTCTCTCGAGCAAAGAAAACGTGAACATACAGCACGAATTCATCATGACCATGATCTACAAAGAAGATAATATATTTAACAGCCTAAAAACAAGCCCACGAGAGGAGGAACTCCTCAACCTGAAGAAAGAGAGACAAGGAAAATTATCCAAGTAGCATGCATGGAACAACAACCTAGGTAGATCTTCTACTAGAAGACTTAACTCTAATATAATTAGGCCGAAGAAGACTTTGGCAGGAATTATATGCACATCACATGTACTTGTAGGATCCCAAGGTGGAATCGATCATGCAACAGGTTAAGGTTACAGTAGAATCTTGGACAGTGCACCTTACTGCAGCTACTTGTTCCTTAAGCTATACATTAACCATCAAGAAGTCAACTGAGGTGGAGTGGTGAAATTGGAAATAGCCGTTTCTTGTGCCTAAGAGTTATCTTAAAGGAGAGGCAGCAGTTTAGAAGAAGCATAAGTTTCAGGGACGGACCTTGTGTGCTCTCTCTCCATGGTTTCCTACGGCACTGCATCTTTCCTTACACAAGCTGATGCGTTGTTGAGGAAGAACCTGATCTACCAGGTGCACATTTCACGATGCTCTGCCTCCTTGTTTCTCCATGTTTTTGTTGTCTTGTGTTGCCATGTACTTCCATTGTTCTGTCATCCTCTTCTACACTGCTGCGGTGGCTTGTTATGAATGTTCACATCTTTTTTCTCCTCTCAGTAACCCTGATATCTGTGGCTTTTGTTCATTTAACAAATATAAGAGAGAAGAAACCCGGTTCACAACTTTTACAAAGTTTTCTTTCTTGTATAAAGTTTAGAAAGTAGAAACAGCAACAGAAGAATTAAATGTCATACATCACAAATACTAAAGCCTAGCAAACCTGAGGCATTGATTAATTTCCTCTACATAGGTTAATCAATGTCAGAAATCATCAGTGAGAATTAGATGTTTATTTTTCAGTGCACAGGCATCATATACCGTACATATGATACCAATATCCAGGAAGAGTAGTTTGCTGATAGCTAAAAAGCAGAGAAGTTTAACCAGAATCCACCGTTTGTAGATTAAGTTCTCTGCAATTGAGTACAGAAATGTTTGATACATCAAGCCACTTTAGGCAGAACCATGCTGGATAATATAAAATTGATGTGTTGTTTGGGAGAGAAAGAAGAGCATATATCAGACAAAATTAGCTTCCTGAAACTTGTTCAGGCATCCTGACCAAACTTGAACAGGTGTGAAGCTAATGAGATCTTATCTCAGGTCAAAACTAGTGTGTTTTGAGAAAGATAATATTAATGCCCCCGTTAGCAATGATCATTGTGGAGACATAGCAAAATGATACAAGTTTTTACATTACCTAAATGATACGTGAGAAATACAATCATCAGGTAACAAGCTCTCAATATCTTTAGGAGTAATGTAGCTAAGGACTGGCAACTTACCCTTTTTGGTGCAGAGAAGAAACATCAAGCAGAACATCATTTTGACCATCTACCCGGTATTCCTCTGCTTGTTAATCATCTCCATCCAATCAGTTGTGAACAATGAACTGGACAAGCCCAGATACCATTGTGGCTGCAAATGTATCGATGCAAATGGATCGGGGACATGTCGCGATGTATGTGGAGTGCAGTTCTCAACTTCCATTCAGGCAATTGCTTGCCCAGTACCAAGACCCCAGGAGTGGCCTGCTCTAGTGCAGGTGCCCAGTGCTAAATATAGAGCAGTAAGGGCAGCCTCCCACAACTTTCGGGGCTTACCTGATGGCTCCTGCTTCAAGGATCTCTCTTGCGCAGCAACATCACTCTTCACTGGACAAAATGAATCCATTGCAAAAAGTAAGTCAGCTGAATTTCTAACAAGATTAGAAGAATTTGCATATTTTGAAGCAACAATCAGCAACCAAAATTCTATTTGCAGGTCTAGTGAAGAGGATACTCTTAAATTCAATTCCAGAGAACAAGGAAGATATTTCAAGCTTTGTTTCTGTAGCTTATCTTGTATGGATCTTTCTAATCTCAGTTCCTTATCTGAACCTCTATTTTTCGAAAATCTTAAGGTTCCAATTAACCGAAGTATGTTTCAGGGAACAAACAGCATTCCTGGTCCAGACAACTATGTAGAGCGCGGTCTACTCTCTCAATCCCCTGTGCACCTTATTTTACCTCTCTGCTCAGTAAAGTTTAACCTAACAGTTCCAGTAACTAtaggtgatgttcaaaataaaaaaggcagGTAGCATTACTTGGGAGAATTAATGAAACGAAATTGGAAGAACCATAATATTAGTTTCTTTCTTCGCAGAGGTCAACTGCATAAAAAACCTATATCTTTGGCGTGAAAATTCATCCATCATCAACGAAGAATTATTTCAAGGTTATCGGAAAGGAAATCCTGCTCATAAGATCAGCGAATATGTTGGAGGTCAGAGTAAAATAAATTAAGTTTGTAATAACAGGTATCAGCAGATTATGAAGGTATTCTAAATCTTGAATTCTCTTGCAGCTTATGATTTCCTGAATACAAGCAAAATTAATTTCAATGTAAATTTGTGGTACAACTCCACCTATAGCAATCGGGGCAAACCACGGCTATTGCGGGTACCAAGAACCTTGAATATGGTATGCATAACAATCCTAAAGACTCAGATTTTGATCATACAATGTGATGTTTAAGATTCTCTGTTCCTCTTCTATCTCTGTAGCCATAAGGCTACTTTAAGAAGGCTAACTTTTAGAACCACCCCCACCTCACTTCCAAAAAAGAAAAGTCACACAGACAGAGAAAATAAAAGAGGTCAGGAATGCTGAAAGTAAGAAATAAGAGGCTCAGATATAAGTGCATGGATCTAGTATTTGTGTTTATATATAACGTGCTTTCAAACAAACTAACAAATAGAAGTGTATGGCTTAATTTTCTTGGGGAACATGGTAACCTGAAGCATCTGAACAAAACTAGTAATAAGGAAGAATGGGACTGGTTTGAGTTTGTTTGAGTACCAAGTGGTTGCACACTTGAGACATGATTATACTTCATAAAGAATTACTAAATTTGAGTAATTTAGTGAAATTTTGACAGCACCAAGGAGTTTCATCCTTGACTAGCATCCCACTGCCTTATTCACAGCACACACATAAAATTTTATGGTCATTTTATATATTACCACTAAGAACTCTTAATGATGATATATTAATCCAAAAAGATATTCTTTCCATGCTTATAGTCATGGCCCCTTAGGAATGGATTGTTTATCAGTTAGCAACTACAATGTGGAAAAAAAATAGGCTGTATGCCAACAATAATTTATGTCCAGATTCAAAATTCAACATCCTTTTTGTTCATAAACAGTGTCTTATTTGGTTCAGGTCTCAGAAGAtaaataaagagaaaatatttgtcTGGATAGGAATAAACTATAGAACTTCAAAATCATCACCAAGATAATCAGTTGAGAAGTAATGTATATATACCACATCACACCTAAATAATGCACCGATGATCCTAATTAACATCATAATCaagatttatgatattaaatgttTCCTAAGATGCAACATAGTGTCACATAAAGCATTCTAAAAAATTTTAAACTAATTCATACATAAAATTGATACATGTTTTACAGTATGATACATTTTTTTCAGTATAATACATTTAGAAGTGCACTGGACCGCCTTTTGGTATAAAACATTTATAACAAAAGATACACATCTAGCCGAGTAAACAACATCCTCTGTTAAACATTTTGTCTCCACTACAACGACTACTTAAATCAAGTTTCAAGTTACAGATTTATTAATTACTTCCATGGGAATCAATATCAACTATTTCTTTCATATCAGTTGAAATGTTTTTCAACCAGATGTTTCCATGTGTTTCCCAAACATTCAGGTCTCAAATGCATTTCTTCGCCAATTTAAGTCTTCGAAGAGTAGAATCCTTCTTAGTTATGTCAAAGAAATGCCCAAGGCAGGGACAAGGATTGCTCTGGACTTGTCAGAATTACTTGGTCCACTTCTTTATTCATGGGTGGTCCAGTTGCTATTACCTGTAAGCAGGATTCTtctcatctattttttttttcaaattatataAAACTTTAGCAAACTTTGGGTTCGTTCCACGTGGTAACTTCATGTTCTTTCAAAACAAAACTAatctctaattttcttttataaggAAAAAACTTTGGTTGTTGCATAGCCTTTTTTTTCACTAATTTGGTCAGCAATATATTTGTTTCTGTAACATCACATATTACTAGATGAATCAAAGAAAGCAGGGATGGTCAACTTCAACCTATAAAGATGCAGATAATCAAAACATGATGCTAGCAATGTTCTCAAAGGAAAGATTTGCAACGTAAACCGTATTGTAACCTGGGTTGGTTTTCTAGACACCTCAAAATTCAAAAATTTACCTCTATGTTTGCTACTTGTCAGTGTATCTTTTCAAACTTGGTCCATGTCCTCGTCTTAGTCACTCATCATCTCATCAGAAACAAGTTAACTTATAGACAGAAAACTTTAAGAAATCCTCCAAGAAATACATTGTGAAaaaaacaaaaagtttcaaacacAATTTGAAGTTAAAACAAAAGCAAATTTTAGTATTTATCTCCATAGCAAACTTTGCCAATGGCACTTACAATCTCTTTGATGACAATGCAGGTCTTCTTGATTTCTCTAGTACATGACAAACAGCACATGATACGAATTATGATGAAGGTACATGGGCTTGGAGATGGACCATATTGGGTGATCACTTACTGCCACTTTTTGTCCATATCATTTCTTTATATGCTGTGGTTGGCTACTTTTGGATCTATCATAGGTATGTCAATCACCAGTCTAAGAATATCCTGGATTTGGAAAATGTTTTATACACTCAACGCTTTCTTGCTGGACATCCTTTCCAGGACTAGATATTTTCAGACTGAATAACTACTGTATCCAATTCTTATTCTATGGACTCTACATAAACCTACAGATTGTACTAGCCTTCTTGGCAGGGATTGGATTTTCTGATGTCCACAGTGCTGCAGGTAGTCTATATTCTCCATGTTTTTAGATCTATTACAGTAGTGACTTGCAAAAGTCATAGTTTAATAAAAATCTTATCCTCAGTTGTAGGCTACATTTATGTGTTTGGTTCTGGACTTCTGGGTTCCTTCCTTTTCCAATTTTATATTGAGCATCTAGACTTCTCAAGTaagtttttaaatattaaaagaaataagagaCTGCAGAGTTCCATGTTATGATATCATTGGATGTGATTGAAGGAAAGACGCTATTCATCATGGAGCTAATTCCTGGTTTCTCATTGTACCGAGGACTATATGAGCTCTCACAATTTGCATTAGGAGGTCATTACCAAGGAACTTATGGTATGCAGTGGAAGGATTTGAGCGAACATGACAATGGCATAAAAGAAGTTTTAGTCATCATGGCATTAGAATGGCTGATTCTACTTTATGTATCATATTACCTTGATCAACTGGCACTTGCAAGGAATGGAGCATGCAGATATTCATCAATTTTCACAAGAAACTTCAAAAACAGGAGCATTCAACCCACGGTGCCAATCAAAATTCCCAGTTCAACTATAACTGTGGATCAAGAGAACTCTGATATTTTTGAAGAGGTAACCCCTGTCACAATTACTCCCTTCAGATGTGATTATTTCATTTACTAGATGCTTCAGCATCTTGTGATTTTCCGGACAGGTCTGCAAAGTTGAGAATTTGTTGAAAAAATCTACCGGAGGTCATCCTATTATTTTAAGTAATTTGGAAAAGGTTTATACGGGAAAGGATGGAAACCCAAACAAGCAGGCAGTTCACAGCCTATCCCTAGCAGTTGCAAAAGGAGAATGCCTTGGCATGCTTGGTCCAAATGGATCAGGGAAGACCACCGTTATCAACATGGTACCTACTTTGGATCCTATTTTGACATTGGAAACCAGAATCAATTAGAAAAATCCTAGACTGAAGACATAACATTGATATGCATGTAAGATAATTCTGGCTCTTTAATAgaggaatccttatggcttcattgACCACATTCAAGCTACAATTTGGACATAGGCCAATGTAATGGTACATATTCTGAGGACTTATCTATAGGGCTTCAGTGTTTCAGAAGAAGCAAATTTCCTAGCATACTTTAGAACATTTTAAGATCAAATTCAGCATGATAGGATTATTCCAGAGGTCTTCTATGATCAAACATGTCAACATTCCACACTTATTTCTATGAAAATTCTATGTGATATGCCTACTGCAATTCAAAATTGTCAAATACATTCACTTGATCATGGCACACAAACGAAGTTATGGAAATGAAGCTATAACTCAGTGAGTAATTCACATCCATGACAAAGAGAATGCACTGTTACCATAGTTACACACAGTAGATGAGAAATTAACTAGCTAATTCTCATAGTGAGATGGAGAATACATCCTAGAAGGAATGATAGCCAATTTCATTGATAACAATGTTGAATCTGATTTGTTGTACTTGCCTAGAAGGTCTAGTCTTGATGAGGTCCTTCAAGAAGCTTTCTTGACTTGTCCAAAAAACTGATTAATAAAAAAGAAACCATAATATGTCAAAGAACAGCAGATACtcttgttctctttctaagaaattTTCCACTACCAAGATTCCCAAGTTTTTTAGGAAAAGCTATCATCACTCTTGATAGGTTGGTTTTGCAAGGTAAATCCTCAGTGCATTGGATTAAAGTACTTGACAATCA comes from the Musa acuminata AAA Group cultivar baxijiao chromosome BXJ2-8, Cavendish_Baxijiao_AAA, whole genome shotgun sequence genome and includes:
- the LOC135581983 gene encoding U-box domain-containing protein 35-like isoform X1; amino-acid sequence: MPIGAADDGGRPPASTAVAIDKDKNSQQAVKWAIDHLLLGSYAVILIHVKTKPPLNHETTSDAIREQAENEMSQLFLPFRGFCARKGVHMTEVVLEDNDVSKAIIDYINANYIQNIVVGASSRNALTKKFRNPDVPTNIGKLAPEFCAVYVISKGKPVTVRTAKSPPPLAGVLPPQPSVLASPQMADPDDSIKTPFMRAGYRGTMAPGTPDRRSFERNMEHIRTPSRERPLLGGRTPPGNVLLDGIDSSHRPPRPSASRDMIFDDLDFQGGTGFQSMDFGSMEISSTSSDSPKGSLSPTSGAQRDLEAEMRRLKLELKQTMEMYSTACKEAISAKQKAKELHQWKLEEARRVEEAKHAEEMALALAEMEKAKCKAAVEMAEAAQRIAEQEARKRMNAEMKAKREAEEKVKALDALAMTDLRYRKYSIEEIEIATDQFSANLKIGEGGYGPVYRACLDHTPVAIKVLRPDAAQGRKQFQQEVEVLSSIRHPNMVLLLGACPEYGCLVYEYMDNGSLEDRLFRRGNTPPIPWSVRFKIAAEIATGLLFLHQAKPEPLVHRDLKPGNILLDRNYVSKISDVGLARLVPPSVANQVTQYRMTSTAGTFCYIDPEYQQTGMLGTKSDIYSFGIMLLQIITAKPPMGLTHHVERAIERGSFTEMLDATVKDWPVEEALGFAELALKCAELRRKDRPDLGTVVLPELNRLRNLGHAYEDSFSGGGGSGIPSTASSNSSSSFGTGPPTLNGNLRATSLANQEKALNTPNVGTQWKSTMDTMQQ
- the LOC135581983 gene encoding U-box domain-containing protein 35-like isoform X2 produces the protein MSQLFLPFRGFCARKGVHMTEVVLEDNDVSKAIIDYINANYIQNIVVGASSRNALTKKFRNPDVPTNIGKLAPEFCAVYVISKGKPVTVRTAKSPPPLAGVLPPQPSVLASPQMADPDDSIKTPFMRAGYRGTMAPGTPDRRSFERNMEHIRTPSRERPLLGGRTPPGNVLLDGIDSSHRPPRPSASRDMIFDDLDFQGGTGFQSMDFGSMEISSTSSDSPKGSLSPTSGAQRDLEAEMRRLKLELKQTMEMYSTACKEAISAKQKAKELHQWKLEEARRVEEAKHAEEMALALAEMEKAKCKAAVEMAEAAQRIAEQEARKRMNAEMKAKREAEEKVKALDALAMTDLRYRKYSIEEIEIATDQFSANLKIGEGGYGPVYRACLDHTPVAIKVLRPDAAQGRKQFQQEVEVLSSIRHPNMVLLLGACPEYGCLVYEYMDNGSLEDRLFRRGNTPPIPWSVRFKIAAEIATGLLFLHQAKPEPLVHRDLKPGNILLDRNYVSKISDVGLARLVPPSVANQVTQYRMTSTAGTFCYIDPEYQQTGMLGTKSDIYSFGIMLLQIITAKPPMGLTHHVERAIERGSFTEMLDATVKDWPVEEALGFAELALKCAELRRKDRPDLGTVVLPELNRLRNLGHAYEDSFSGGGGSGIPSTASSNSSSSFGTGPPTLNGNLRATSLANQEKALNTPNVGTQWKSTMDTMQQ
- the LOC135618755 gene encoding ABC transporter A family member 3-like, with amino-acid sequence MVSYGTASFLTQADALLRKNLIYQRRNIKQNIILTIYPVFLCLLIISIQSVVNNELDKPRYHCGCKCIDANGSGTCRDVCGVQFSTSIQAIACPVPRPQEWPALVQVPSAKYRAVRAASHNFRGLPDGSCFKDLSCAATSLFTGQNESIAKSLVKRILLNSIPENKEDISSFVSVAYLGTNSIPGPDNYVERGLLSQSPVHLILPLCSVKFNLTVPVTIGDVQNKKGR
- the LOC135618754 gene encoding ABC transporter A family member 8-like gives rise to the protein FAEVNCIKNLYLWRENSSIINEELFQGYRKGNPAHKISEYVGAYDFLNTSKINFNVNLWYNSTYSNRGKPRLLRVPRTLNMVSNAFLRQFKSSKSRILLSYVKEMPKAGTRIALDLSELLGPLLYSWVVQLLLPVFLISLVHDKQHMIRIMMKVHGLGDGPYWVITYCHFLSISFLYMLWLATFGSIIGLDIFRLNNYCIQFLFYGLYINLQIVLAFLAGIGFSDVHSAAVVGYIYVFGSGLLGSFLFQFYIEHLDFSRKTLFIMELIPGFSLYRGLYELSQFALGGHYQGTYGMQWKDLSEHDNGIKEVLVIMALEWLILLYVSYYLDQLALARNGACRYSSIFTRNFKNRSIQPTVPIKIPSSTITVDQENSDIFEEVCKVENLLKKSTGGHPIILSNLEKVYTGKDGNPNKQAVHSLSLAVAKGECLGMLGPNGSGKTTVINMVTGLLLPTSGRVFLSNKEISSSMDNIHTKIGICPQKDLLWDSLSGREHLMFYGRLRNLKGLELQQAVDNSLRSLDLYEGNVGDHLAGTYSGGMKRRLSVAISLIGDTQVVLLDEPTTGLDPDSRNYLWHAIKLAKRDRAIILTTHLMDEAEFLCDRLAIIVNGRLRCVGSSSEVIDKTYYL